Proteins from a single region of Pseudomonas fulva:
- a CDS encoding PLP-dependent aminotransferase family protein — translation MTLYTNLADLLGERIEQGLYRPGDRLPSVRALSQEHGVSLSTVQQAYRHLEDRGLALPKPKSGYFVPQGRDKPALPKISRAPQRPVDVSQWDQVLEQIAPSPRNDFVQLGRGRPDIDSPTLKPLLRALSRLSRKQDLHTLTYGSIYGDTRLREQIARLTLDSGCQLSHEDIVVTTGCHEALSAAIRAICVPGDIVAVDSPSFHGVMQALKGFGMKALELPTDPLTGISLEALELALEQWPIKAIQLTPNCNNPLGYIMPEANKRALLALAQRHDVAIIEDDVYGELAFHYPRPRTIKSYDDDGRVLLCSSFSKTLAPGFRVGWIAPGRYLNQVLHMKYMGTGATAQLPQLALAEYIEGGHYEPHLRRMRGQYARNLEQMSDWVSRYFPPSVRVSRPQGSFMLWLEMPEGFDSQRLNRELAAHKIQVAPGSIFSAAGKYRNCLRMNYATRPNPTIEAAVRKVGETVTAMLDASSPPRD, via the coding sequence ATGACCCTCTACACCAATCTGGCCGACCTGCTCGGCGAACGCATCGAGCAGGGCCTGTATCGACCGGGTGACCGGCTGCCCTCGGTGCGCGCCCTGAGCCAGGAACATGGGGTCAGCCTGAGCACCGTGCAGCAGGCCTACCGCCATCTGGAAGACCGCGGCCTGGCGCTGCCGAAACCGAAATCCGGCTACTTCGTGCCGCAAGGCCGCGACAAGCCGGCGCTGCCCAAGATCAGCCGGGCGCCGCAGCGCCCCGTGGACGTCTCGCAGTGGGACCAGGTGCTGGAACAGATCGCCCCCTCGCCACGCAACGATTTCGTCCAACTGGGCCGCGGTCGCCCGGATATCGACAGCCCGACGCTCAAGCCACTGTTGCGCGCGTTGTCACGGCTGAGCCGCAAGCAGGACCTGCACACCCTCACCTACGGCAGCATCTACGGTGACACGCGCCTGCGCGAGCAGATCGCCCGCCTGACCCTGGACTCCGGTTGCCAGCTGAGCCACGAGGACATCGTCGTCACCACCGGCTGCCACGAGGCGCTGTCGGCGGCGATCCGGGCGATCTGCGTGCCGGGCGATATCGTCGCCGTCGACTCGCCGAGCTTCCACGGCGTGATGCAGGCGCTCAAGGGCTTCGGCATGAAGGCCCTGGAACTGCCCACCGATCCGCTCACCGGCATCAGCCTCGAGGCCCTGGAGCTGGCTCTGGAGCAGTGGCCGATCAAGGCCATCCAGCTCACCCCCAACTGCAACAACCCGCTGGGTTACATCATGCCCGAGGCCAACAAGCGCGCCCTGCTGGCCCTGGCCCAGCGTCACGACGTGGCGATCATCGAGGACGACGTGTACGGCGAGCTGGCCTTTCACTACCCGCGCCCGCGCACCATCAAGTCCTACGATGACGACGGCCGGGTGCTGCTCTGCAGCTCGTTTTCCAAGACCCTGGCGCCGGGCTTTCGCGTCGGCTGGATCGCCCCGGGCCGCTACCTGAACCAGGTGCTGCACATGAAGTACATGGGTACCGGCGCCACCGCGCAGCTGCCGCAGCTGGCGCTGGCCGAATACATCGAAGGCGGTCACTACGAACCGCACCTGCGCCGCATGCGCGGCCAGTACGCCCGCAACCTGGAACAGATGAGCGACTGGGTCAGCCGCTACTTTCCGCCCTCGGTGCGGGTCAGCCGTCCCCAGGGCAGCTTCATGCTGTGGCTGGAAATGCCCGAGGGCTTCGACAGCCAGCGCCTGAACCGCGAGCTGGCCGCGCACAAGATCCAGGTGGCGCCGGGCAGCATCTTTTCCGCTGCCGGCAAGTACCGCAATTGCCTGCGCATGAACTACGCCACGCGCCCCAACCCGACCATCGAAGCAGCGGTACGCAAGGTGGGGGAAACCGTCACGGCCATGCTCGACGCCTCGTCACCGCCAAGAGACTGA
- a CDS encoding DUF1127 domain-containing protein, with the protein MNGLSDVRLTLKGSELEGGNGRRLAAAPAHSAMTHRWLCFIRRLTTRRALLRLNDAQLQDIGLSREQAVREANLPFWKL; encoded by the coding sequence ATGAACGGGCTGAGCGATGTGCGATTGACCTTGAAAGGCAGTGAGTTGGAAGGCGGTAACGGGCGGCGACTGGCCGCGGCACCGGCGCATTCGGCGATGACGCACCGCTGGCTGTGCTTCATCCGGCGCCTGACCACCCGGCGCGCACTGCTCAGGCTCAACGATGCTCAGCTGCAGGACATCGGCCTGAGCCGCGAGCAGGCCGTGCGCGAAGCCAACCTGCCGTTCTGGAAGCTCTGA
- a CDS encoding NAD(P)/FAD-dependent oxidoreductase — MTARAHPPVHSAEHAPSYYAASANQLLDLPALQGEQHADVCIVGGGFSGLNTAIELAQKGLSVVLLEAHRIGWGASGRNGGQLIRGVGHGVEQFESVIGKDGVRELKLMGLEAVELVRRRVAQFEIACDLTWGYCDLANKPRDLAGFAEDAAELQSLGYRHELRLLQPEQMHEVVGSQRYVGGMIDMGSGHLHPLNLALGEAAAAQSLGVRLFEHSPATRIDYGSEIRVHTAQGVVRAGQLVLACNAYIRDLHPTLGGKVLPAGSYIIATEPLSEEQANTLIPQNMALCDQRVAVDYYRLSADRRLLFGGACRYSGTDPADIAAYMRPKMLAVFPQLQHVRIDYQWGGMIGIGANRLPQLGQLKDQPNVFYAQAYAGHGVNATHLAGKLLAEAIAGQAGGGFELFARVPHMTFPGGRHLRSPLLALGMLWHRLKELL; from the coding sequence ATGACCGCCCGTGCCCACCCGCCGGTTCATAGCGCCGAGCATGCGCCCTCCTACTACGCCGCCAGCGCCAACCAGCTGCTCGACTTGCCGGCCTTGCAAGGCGAGCAGCATGCCGACGTATGCATCGTCGGCGGCGGCTTCTCGGGCCTGAACACGGCCATCGAACTGGCCCAGAAAGGCCTCTCGGTGGTGCTGCTGGAAGCCCATCGCATCGGCTGGGGCGCCAGCGGGCGTAACGGTGGCCAGCTGATTCGCGGGGTCGGCCATGGCGTCGAGCAGTTCGAGTCGGTGATCGGCAAGGACGGGGTGCGCGAACTGAAACTGATGGGCCTGGAGGCGGTGGAGCTGGTGCGCCGGCGAGTCGCCCAGTTCGAGATCGCCTGCGACCTGACCTGGGGCTACTGCGACCTGGCCAACAAACCCCGCGACCTGGCCGGCTTCGCCGAAGATGCTGCCGAGCTGCAGAGCCTCGGCTATCGCCATGAGCTGCGCCTGCTGCAACCGGAACAGATGCACGAGGTGGTCGGCTCACAGCGCTATGTCGGCGGCATGATCGACATGGGCTCGGGCCACCTGCACCCGCTCAATCTCGCGTTGGGCGAGGCCGCCGCGGCGCAGAGCCTGGGTGTACGCCTGTTCGAGCACTCGCCGGCCACGCGTATCGACTACGGCAGCGAGATCCGCGTGCACACCGCCCAGGGCGTGGTGCGCGCCGGGCAGCTGGTGCTGGCCTGCAACGCCTATATCCGCGACCTGCACCCGACCCTGGGCGGCAAGGTGCTGCCGGCCGGTAGCTACATCATCGCCACCGAGCCGTTGAGCGAAGAGCAGGCCAATACCCTGATCCCGCAGAACATGGCGCTCTGCGACCAGCGGGTAGCGGTCGACTACTATCGCCTGTCCGCCGACCGCCGCCTGCTGTTCGGCGGCGCCTGCCGCTACTCCGGCACCGATCCTGCCGATATCGCCGCCTACATGCGCCCGAAGATGCTCGCGGTATTCCCACAGCTGCAGCACGTGCGCATCGACTATCAATGGGGCGGGATGATCGGCATCGGCGCCAACCGCCTGCCGCAGCTGGGCCAGCTCAAGGACCAGCCCAACGTCTTCTACGCCCAGGCCTATGCGGGCCACGGCGTGAATGCCACGCACCTGGCCGGCAAACTGCTCGCCGAAGCCATCGCCGGGCAGGCCGGCGGCGGCTTCGAGCTGTTCGCCAGGGTGCCGCATATGACCTTCCCCGGCGGCCGCCATCTGCGCTCGCCCCTGTTGGCGCTGGGCATGCTCTGGCACCGCCTCAAGGAACTGCTCTGA
- a CDS encoding YkgJ family cysteine cluster protein — protein MSCTSRKIDLLRRQIPRFECVPGCHDCCGPVTASSEEMARLPRKTRAEQDAALAAYNCVHLGPNGCQVYDQRPLICRLFGTTPNLPCPHGRGPEQPIEAHVEQQVHQLIATTRQVLV, from the coding sequence ATGAGTTGTACCAGCCGCAAGATCGACCTGTTGCGCCGCCAGATTCCGCGCTTTGAGTGTGTGCCTGGCTGTCACGATTGCTGCGGCCCGGTCACGGCTTCCTCCGAAGAAATGGCGCGCCTGCCGCGCAAGACCCGCGCCGAGCAGGACGCCGCCCTGGCCGCTTACAACTGCGTACACCTAGGGCCGAACGGCTGCCAGGTGTACGACCAGCGTCCGCTGATCTGCCGGCTGTTCGGCACCACGCCGAACCTGCCGTGCCCCCATGGCCGCGGGCCCGAACAGCCCATCGAGGCGCATGTCGAACAGCAGGTGCACCAGCTGATCGCCACTACCCGCCAGGTGCTCGTTTAG
- the dadR gene encoding transcriptional regulator DadR, whose protein sequence is MRTQHQSRRELDKIDRNILRILQEDGRISFTELGERVGLSTTPCTERVRRLEREGIIMGYHARLNPQNLKASLLVFVEISLDYKSGDTFEDFRRAVLKLPHVLECHLVSGDFDYLVKARINEMASYRKLLGDILLKLPHVRESKSYIVMEEVKESLALPVPE, encoded by the coding sequence ATGCGTACGCAACACCAGAGCCGCCGCGAGCTGGACAAGATCGATCGCAACATCCTGCGCATCCTCCAGGAGGACGGGCGCATCTCCTTCACCGAGCTGGGCGAACGGGTCGGCCTGTCGACCACGCCGTGCACGGAACGGGTTCGCCGCCTGGAGCGCGAAGGCATCATCATGGGCTACCACGCCCGCCTCAACCCGCAGAACCTCAAGGCCAGCCTGCTGGTGTTCGTGGAAATCAGCCTAGACTACAAGTCGGGCGACACCTTCGAGGACTTCCGCCGTGCCGTGCTCAAGCTGCCCCACGTGCTGGAGTGCCACCTGGTATCAGGCGACTTCGACTACCTGGTGAAGGCGCGCATCAACGAGATGGCCAGCTACCGCAAGCTGCTTGGCGACATCCTGCTCAAGCTGCCCCATGTACGTGAGTCGAAGAGCTATATCGTGATGGAAGAGGTGAAGGAGAGCCTGGCGCTGCCGGTGCCGGAGTAA
- the dadA gene encoding D-amino acid dehydrogenase, with protein sequence MRVLVLGSGVIGTASAYYLARQGFEVVVVDRQDGPAMETSFANAGQVSPGYASPWAAPGIPLKAMKWLLQKHAPLAIKLTGDVDQYLWMAQMLRNCTASRYAVNKERMVRLSEYSRDCLDELRAETGIGYEARQLGTTQLFRTQAQLDNAAKDISVLEQSGVPYELLDRAGIAKVEPALASVTDKLAGALRLPNDQTGDCQLFTRRLAEMATALGVQFRFGQNIQRLDVAGDRINGVWIDGKLETADRYVLALGSYSPQLLKPLGIRAPVYPLKGYSLTVPITNPDMAPTSTILDETYKVAITRFDQRIRVGGMAEIAGFDLSLNPRRRETLEMIVGDLYPQGGDLSQADFWTGLRPATPDGTPIVGATPYRNLFLNTGHGTLGWTMACGSGRLLADLIARKRPQISSEGLDISRYGSPKELNNHVHTAPAN encoded by the coding sequence ATGCGGGTTCTGGTGCTTGGTAGCGGTGTGATCGGTACGGCCAGTGCGTACTACCTGGCCCGTCAGGGGTTCGAGGTGGTGGTGGTCGATCGCCAGGACGGCCCCGCCATGGAAACCAGCTTCGCCAACGCCGGCCAGGTGTCGCCGGGTTACGCATCGCCCTGGGCGGCGCCGGGCATCCCGCTGAAGGCGATGAAGTGGCTGCTGCAAAAGCATGCGCCCCTGGCGATCAAACTGACCGGCGATGTGGATCAGTACCTGTGGATGGCGCAGATGCTGCGCAACTGCACCGCCAGCCGCTATGCGGTGAACAAGGAGCGCATGGTGCGCCTCTCCGAGTACAGCCGCGATTGCCTCGACGAGCTGCGCGCCGAAACCGGCATCGGCTACGAAGCGCGCCAGCTCGGCACCACCCAGCTGTTCCGTACCCAGGCGCAACTGGATAACGCCGCCAAGGACATCTCGGTACTGGAGCAATCCGGTGTGCCTTACGAGCTGCTCGACCGCGCCGGCATCGCCAAGGTCGAACCGGCCCTGGCCAGCGTCACCGACAAGCTGGCGGGCGCCCTGCGCCTGCCCAACGACCAGACCGGCGACTGCCAGCTGTTCACCCGCAGGCTGGCCGAGATGGCCACCGCGCTGGGCGTGCAGTTCCGCTTCGGGCAGAACATCCAGCGCCTGGACGTGGCCGGTGACCGCATCAATGGCGTGTGGATCGACGGCAAGCTGGAGACCGCCGACCGCTACGTGCTCGCCCTTGGCAGCTACAGCCCGCAACTGCTCAAGCCGCTGGGTATCCGCGCGCCGGTGTATCCGCTCAAGGGTTACTCGCTGACCGTACCGATCACCAACCCGGACATGGCGCCGACCTCGACCATTCTCGACGAGACCTACAAGGTCGCCATCACCCGTTTCGACCAGCGCATCCGCGTCGGCGGCATGGCCGAGATCGCCGGTTTCGACCTGAGCCTCAACCCGCGGCGTCGCGAAACCCTGGAAATGATCGTTGGTGACCTGTACCCCCAGGGCGGCGACCTGAGCCAGGCGGATTTCTGGACCGGCCTGCGCCCGGCCACCCCGGATGGCACGCCGATCGTTGGCGCCACACCCTATCGAAACCTGTTTCTGAACACCGGACACGGTACCCTAGGCTGGACCATGGCCTGCGGCTCCGGTCGCCTGCTGGCCGACCTGATCGCCAGGAAGCGCCCGCAGATCAGCAGCGAAGGCCTGGATATTTCCCGTTACGGTAGCCCCAAGGAGTTGAACAACCATGTCCATACAGCGCCTGCGAACTGA
- a CDS encoding RidA family protein, with protein sequence MSIQRLRTEPRLSEIVIHNGTVYLAGQLDENHSDGIEAQTKATLDSIDAFLAEAGTDKTRILSITIFLKNIDDRDGMNKVWDAWVPAGHSPARACVEAKLYSPDVLVEMTVIAALP encoded by the coding sequence ATGTCCATACAGCGCCTGCGAACTGAGCCGCGCCTGAGCGAAATCGTCATCCACAACGGTACCGTTTACCTGGCTGGCCAACTGGATGAAAACCACAGCGACGGTATCGAAGCGCAGACCAAGGCGACCCTGGACAGCATCGATGCCTTCCTGGCCGAGGCGGGCACCGACAAGACGCGCATCCTGTCGATCACCATCTTCCTCAAGAACATCGACGACCGCGATGGCATGAACAAGGTCTGGGACGCCTGGGTGCCGGCCGGCCACTCGCCCGCCCGCGCCTGTGTGGAAGCCAAGCTGTATTCGCCGGATGTGCTGGTGGAAATGACGGTGATCGCGGCGCTGCCTTGA
- the alr gene encoding alanine racemase, whose protein sequence is MRPARALIDLQALRHNYQLARELAGARALAVVKADAYGHGAVRCARALQADADGFAVACIEEALQLRAAGISAPILLLEGFFEASELTLIEQHDLWTVVHAEWQLDAIEQAALQRPLNVWLKLDSGMHRVGFHPADYQAAYRRLLASGKVAKIVLMSHFSRADELDCSRSDEQLAVFQQAREGLAAEVSLRNSPALLGWPSIPSDWSRPGIMLYGITPFEQAQQVAARLQPVMTLESRVISVRDLPAGEPVGYGARFVSERATRVGVVAMGYADGYPRHAPTGTPVLIDGQPSRIIGRVSMDMLTVDLSDLPGAGLGSRVEFWGRGVLASDVALAAGTIPYQLFCNVRRVPLIYSEA, encoded by the coding sequence ATGCGCCCCGCCCGTGCCCTGATCGACCTGCAAGCCCTGCGTCACAACTACCAACTGGCCCGTGAACTGGCTGGCGCCCGCGCGCTGGCGGTGGTCAAGGCCGACGCCTACGGGCACGGCGCGGTGCGTTGCGCCCGGGCGCTGCAGGCGGATGCCGATGGTTTCGCCGTGGCCTGTATCGAGGAAGCGCTGCAACTGCGCGCAGCGGGCATCAGTGCGCCGATCCTGCTGCTCGAAGGTTTTTTCGAAGCCAGCGAGCTGACGCTGATCGAGCAGCATGACCTGTGGACAGTGGTACACGCCGAGTGGCAGCTCGACGCAATCGAGCAGGCAGCGCTCCAGCGCCCGCTGAACGTCTGGCTCAAGCTGGACAGCGGCATGCACCGCGTCGGTTTCCACCCGGCTGATTACCAGGCGGCCTACCGGCGCCTGCTGGCCAGCGGCAAGGTGGCGAAGATCGTGCTGATGAGCCACTTCTCCCGCGCCGACGAGCTCGATTGCAGCCGCAGCGATGAGCAATTGGCGGTGTTCCAGCAGGCCCGCGAAGGCCTGGCCGCCGAGGTCAGCCTGCGCAATTCGCCGGCCCTGCTGGGCTGGCCGAGCATCCCCAGTGACTGGTCGCGGCCCGGCATCATGCTCTATGGCATCACGCCGTTCGAGCAGGCCCAGCAAGTCGCCGCCCGGCTGCAGCCGGTGATGACCCTGGAGTCGCGGGTGATCAGCGTGCGTGATCTGCCGGCCGGCGAGCCGGTCGGCTATGGTGCGCGCTTCGTCAGCGAACGTGCGACGCGGGTGGGTGTGGTCGCCATGGGCTATGCCGACGGTTATCCGCGCCATGCGCCGACCGGCACCCCGGTGCTGATCGACGGCCAGCCATCGCGGATCATCGGCCGGGTGTCCATGGACATGCTTACTGTCGACCTCAGCGACCTGCCAGGCGCTGGCCTGGGCAGCCGCGTCGAGTTCTGGGGCCGCGGCGTGCTGGCCAGCGATGTCGCCCTGGCCGCCGGCACCATTCCTTACCAGCTGTTCTGTAACGTGCGGCGGGTGCCACTGATCTACAGCGAAGCCTGA
- a CDS encoding cupin domain-containing protein has product MDVGLRLQSIRKQKGLSQRELAKRAGVTNSTISMIEKNSVSPSISSLKKVLAGIPMSLVEFFSLEAEQDSPVQVVYRASELTDIHSGAITMKLIGKAHPSRAISFLDETYPPHSDTGLEMYAHEGEETGMLVEGRLELTVGDEVFILESGDSYYFESSRPHRFRNPFDQPARLISATTPANF; this is encoded by the coding sequence TTGGACGTCGGTCTTCGCCTGCAATCGATCCGCAAGCAAAAGGGGCTTTCCCAGCGCGAACTCGCCAAGCGGGCGGGGGTTACCAACAGCACCATCTCGATGATCGAGAAGAACAGCGTAAGCCCGTCGATCAGTTCGCTGAAGAAGGTGCTGGCCGGCATCCCCATGTCGCTCGTGGAATTCTTCTCTCTGGAAGCCGAGCAGGACAGCCCGGTGCAGGTGGTCTACCGCGCCAGCGAGCTGACCGATATCCATAGCGGCGCGATCACCATGAAGCTGATCGGCAAGGCGCACCCCAGCCGGGCCATCTCCTTTCTCGACGAAACCTACCCGCCGCACAGCGATACCGGCCTGGAGATGTACGCCCACGAGGGCGAGGAGACCGGCATGCTGGTGGAAGGGCGCCTGGAGCTGACCGTCGGTGACGAGGTGTTCATCCTCGAGAGCGGCGACAGCTACTACTTCGAGAGCAGCCGGCCGCACCGCTTTCGCAATCCCTTCGATCAGCCGGCGCGGCTGATCAGCGCCACCACGCCCGCCAACTTCTAG
- a CDS encoding c-type cytochrome — translation MNPIRSMLVAPAIALALWAVTAQANTDEAIAERIKPVGQVCIAGQECQGVEAVATAAAGAARSADDIIARHCTACHTSGLLGAPKIGDTAAWKERADHQGGLDGILAAAINGINAMPPKGTCGDCSDDELRAAIQKMSGL, via the coding sequence GTGAACCCAATTAGAAGCATGCTGGTAGCGCCGGCCATCGCCCTGGCGCTGTGGGCCGTGACGGCCCAGGCGAATACCGACGAAGCGATTGCCGAGCGGATCAAACCCGTGGGACAGGTGTGCATTGCCGGGCAGGAGTGCCAGGGCGTCGAAGCCGTGGCGACCGCCGCTGCCGGTGCTGCGCGTAGCGCCGATGACATCATTGCCAGGCACTGCACGGCCTGTCACACCAGCGGGCTCCTGGGTGCGCCGAAGATCGGCGACACGGCGGCGTGGAAGGAGCGTGCCGATCACCAGGGCGGCCTGGATGGCATCCTCGCCGCGGCCATCAACGGCATCAATGCCATGCCGCCCAAGGGCACCTGTGGCGATTGCTCGGATGACGAGTTGCGCGCTGCCATCCAGAAGATGTCCGGCCTGTAA
- a CDS encoding acetyl-CoA hydrolase/transferase C-terminal domain-containing protein: MPQSRSLEQAVDHVLDAIDGPIHLGLPLGLGKPNRWVNALYARLREMPERQLTIYTALCLGRPRADQELQRRFLEPFVERVYGDYLELDFLADLQADRLPANVRIEQFFLQPGSLLDSAPTQQDYTSSNYSHAARDLNAKGVNVVAQLVAADPTRPQHFSLSCNPDITLDLLPMLQARRARGETIVCVAQVHEGLPYMAGDAELSREVFDIQLGEHEATTLFSTPNMPVTVQDHCIGLYASTLVRDGGSLQIGIGAMGDAVSAALLQRHRHNPAYRAVLDELQGGPGHPLSAQLGDLEPFRSGLYGCSEMFVNGLLDLAEAGVIRRVVYPDVRVQRLASAGALDASGQPRSVQALLDAGLPARLDDAALAWMQEGGLLDANLKMQGENLLLPTDQQCSADLSDPLSQAALRDYLTPAAHGVVVHGGFFLGPRSFYERLNAMTPEQRSRFGMTGIGFINELYGQEELKRLQRVEARFINSAFTVTLLGAAVADQLEDGRVLSGVGGQYNFVAQGHALPGARSILLLRSWRESAGEVSSNIVWEYGHVTIPRHLRDVVITEYGIADLRGKTDSQVIEALLAVADSRFQEALMQQAIDAGKLPRDFRLATRHADNTPERLEQLAERHRAMFAEYPLGSDFTEEEQALLRALTWLKGKLRLSEVLELGKAALDAPPAEAFPAALQRMGLERPEGLREELYQRLVLAGLQATRGR; encoded by the coding sequence ATGCCCCAATCCCGTAGCCTCGAGCAAGCTGTCGACCACGTGCTGGACGCCATCGACGGGCCGATTCACCTCGGTCTACCCCTTGGTCTGGGCAAGCCCAATCGCTGGGTCAACGCGCTGTATGCGCGGCTGCGCGAAATGCCCGAGCGGCAGCTGACCATCTACACGGCGTTATGCCTGGGTCGCCCGCGGGCCGACCAGGAACTGCAGCGACGCTTTCTCGAGCCCTTCGTCGAGCGCGTTTACGGCGATTACCTGGAACTGGATTTCCTCGCCGACCTGCAGGCCGACAGGCTGCCGGCCAATGTGCGCATCGAGCAGTTCTTCCTGCAGCCCGGCAGCCTGCTCGACAGCGCGCCGACCCAGCAGGACTACACCAGCAGCAACTACAGCCATGCCGCCCGCGACCTGAATGCCAAGGGCGTCAACGTGGTGGCCCAGCTGGTCGCGGCCGACCCGACGCGGCCCCAGCATTTCAGTCTCAGTTGCAACCCGGACATCACCCTCGACCTGCTGCCGATGCTGCAGGCGCGGCGTGCGCGGGGCGAGACCATTGTCTGCGTGGCCCAGGTGCACGAGGGGCTGCCGTACATGGCTGGCGACGCCGAGCTGTCGCGGGAGGTTTTCGATATCCAGCTGGGCGAGCACGAGGCCACCACGCTGTTTTCCACGCCGAACATGCCGGTCACGGTGCAGGACCATTGCATCGGCCTCTACGCCAGTACCCTGGTGCGCGACGGCGGCAGCCTGCAGATCGGTATTGGCGCCATGGGCGATGCGGTCAGCGCCGCGCTGCTGCAGCGCCATCGCCACAACCCGGCCTATCGCGCCGTGCTCGACGAGCTGCAGGGTGGCCCGGGGCACCCCCTGAGCGCCCAGCTGGGCGACCTGGAGCCTTTTCGGAGCGGGCTGTACGGCTGCAGCGAAATGTTCGTTAACGGCCTGCTGGATCTGGCCGAGGCCGGGGTGATTCGCCGCGTCGTCTACCCCGATGTGCGGGTGCAGCGCCTGGCCAGCGCCGGTGCGCTGGACGCCAGCGGCCAGCCGCGCAGCGTACAGGCGCTGCTCGACGCCGGCCTGCCTGCACGCCTCGATGACGCGGCGCTGGCCTGGATGCAGGAGGGTGGGCTCCTGGATGCCAACCTGAAGATGCAGGGCGAGAATCTGTTGTTACCCACCGACCAGCAATGCTCGGCCGACCTGTCCGATCCGCTCAGCCAGGCGGCCCTGCGCGATTACCTGACGCCCGCCGCCCATGGCGTGGTGGTACACGGTGGCTTCTTTCTCGGGCCACGGTCCTTCTACGAGCGCCTCAACGCCATGACCCCGGAGCAGCGCAGTCGCTTCGGCATGACCGGCATCGGTTTCATCAACGAGCTGTATGGGCAGGAGGAGCTCAAGCGCCTGCAGCGTGTGGAGGCACGCTTCATCAACAGTGCCTTCACCGTCACCCTGCTCGGTGCCGCGGTGGCCGATCAGCTGGAGGACGGCCGGGTGCTCAGCGGTGTGGGCGGGCAGTACAACTTTGTCGCCCAGGGCCATGCGCTGCCCGGCGCCCGTTCGATCCTGCTGCTGCGCAGCTGGCGCGAATCGGCTGGCGAGGTCAGTTCCAATATCGTCTGGGAATATGGCCACGTGACCATTCCCCGCCACCTGCGTGACGTGGTGATCACCGAATACGGCATCGCCGACCTGCGCGGCAAGACCGATTCTCAGGTGATCGAGGCGCTGCTCGCGGTCGCCGATTCGCGCTTCCAGGAAGCGCTGATGCAGCAGGCCATCGACGCCGGCAAGCTGCCCAGGGATTTCCGCCTCGCGACGCGTCATGCCGATAACACCCCCGAGCGCCTGGAACAGCTTGCCGAGCGGCATCGGGCGATGTTCGCCGAGTACCCGCTGGGCAGCGATTTCACCGAGGAGGAGCAGGCCCTGTTGCGGGCGCTGACCTGGCTGAAGGGCAAGCTGCGCCTGAGCGAGGTACTGGAGCTGGGCAAGGCGGCGCTGGATGCACCGCCCGCCGAGGCGTTTCCGGCAGCCCTGCAACGCATGGGTCTGGAGCGGCCCGAGGGATTGCGCGAGGAGCTGTACCAGCGGCTGGTGCTGGCCGGGCTGCAGGCTACTCGAGGAAGGTGA
- a CDS encoding xanthine phosphoribosyltransferase, whose translation MESLKQKICSEGTVLSEQVLKVDAFLNHQIDPKLMQEIGHEFAERFKGQGITKIVTIEASGIAPAVMAGLELGVPVIFARKYQSLTLKDNLYISKVFSFTKQTESTLAISSKHLNADDHVLLVDDFLANGHAAKALIDLVGQAGASIAGIGVVIEKSFQSGRSTLDAQGYRIESLARIKSLEGGKVTFLE comes from the coding sequence GTGGAGTCGTTGAAACAGAAGATATGCAGTGAAGGTACCGTCCTCTCCGAGCAGGTGCTCAAGGTCGATGCCTTTCTGAATCACCAGATCGATCCCAAGCTGATGCAGGAGATCGGCCACGAGTTCGCCGAGCGCTTCAAGGGTCAGGGCATCACCAAGATCGTCACCATCGAGGCCTCGGGCATCGCACCGGCGGTGATGGCCGGCCTGGAACTGGGCGTGCCGGTGATCTTCGCCCGCAAGTACCAGTCGCTGACCCTCAAGGACAACCTGTACATCTCCAAGGTGTTCTCCTTCACCAAGCAGACCGAGAGCACCCTGGCGATTTCCTCCAAACACCTGAATGCCGACGACCACGTGCTGCTGGTCGACGACTTCCTCGCCAACGGCCACGCCGCCAAGGCGCTGATCGACCTGGTCGGCCAGGCCGGCGCCAGCATCGCCGGTATCGGCGTGGTGATCGAGAAGTCTTTCCAGAGCGGTCGCAGCACCCTGGATGCCCAGGGCTACCGGATCGAATCCCTGGCGCGCATCAAGTCCCTGGAAGGCGGCAAGGTCACCTTCCTCGAGTAG